In one window of Streptomyces roseofulvus DNA:
- a CDS encoding DUF6716 putative glycosyltransferase, with amino-acid sequence MPASSSEAVRVAVLADSDTRWKWGALTARRITPADASGSEREPAGPGDEPTGFVLRGRATPTARQLAETGASTAAPREVTGAEFLREVRDAESRGEGYDVVVLALVGGTVRAVLQGLADLGLDRRPVIVTGYVGVVYEKLADGLLLRHGADVVLANSRHDADRFRAVYEGVGAGAESVVEAALPFLGGAPHRPGAGRDTLVFAAQPSVPVTRAERAYVLERLVRHARLHPQREVLLKLRSKPGEHTTHLEEHPYQRLVRDLDPPANFRLVYGHMGEVLDRTDLLVTVSSTAALEALHRRIPTAILTDCGVREVNGNHHFIGSGLLTSFDRLDRGEVPEPDEEWLSRQGVASDGGYDSAFDAARQRVARLLALPELPPISPYYTAETAPGYLPGILARHRLDVTAPPVRDSGLRRIVREAARGAYRHGVQRVAPVVRRLGEL; translated from the coding sequence GTGCCAGCAAGTTCCAGTGAAGCGGTACGGGTCGCCGTACTCGCGGATTCCGACACCCGGTGGAAATGGGGTGCGCTCACCGCGCGCCGCATCACCCCGGCGGACGCCTCGGGTTCCGAGCGCGAGCCCGCCGGCCCCGGAGACGAGCCGACCGGTTTCGTCCTCCGCGGCCGGGCCACCCCCACCGCCCGCCAGCTCGCCGAGACGGGCGCCTCCACGGCCGCCCCGCGCGAGGTGACCGGCGCGGAGTTCCTGCGCGAGGTGCGGGACGCGGAGTCGCGCGGCGAGGGGTACGACGTCGTCGTCCTCGCGCTGGTCGGCGGCACCGTCCGGGCCGTCCTCCAGGGCCTCGCCGACCTCGGTCTCGACCGTCGGCCGGTGATCGTCACGGGCTACGTCGGCGTGGTCTACGAGAAGCTGGCCGACGGACTGCTGCTGCGCCACGGCGCCGACGTCGTCCTCGCCAACTCCCGCCACGACGCGGACCGGTTCCGCGCGGTGTACGAAGGGGTCGGCGCGGGCGCCGAGTCGGTCGTCGAGGCGGCGCTGCCGTTCCTCGGCGGTGCCCCGCACCGTCCCGGAGCGGGCCGCGACACCCTGGTGTTCGCCGCCCAGCCGTCCGTACCGGTCACCCGGGCCGAGCGGGCGTACGTCCTGGAGCGCCTGGTCCGGCACGCCCGGCTGCACCCGCAGCGCGAGGTCCTCCTCAAGCTCCGCTCCAAGCCCGGCGAGCACACCACGCACCTGGAGGAGCACCCGTACCAGCGGCTGGTGCGCGACCTCGACCCGCCCGCCAACTTCCGCCTGGTGTACGGGCACATGGGCGAGGTGCTGGACCGCACCGACCTGCTGGTCACCGTCTCCTCCACGGCCGCCCTGGAGGCCCTGCACCGCCGGATCCCCACCGCGATCCTCACCGACTGCGGGGTCCGCGAGGTCAACGGCAACCACCACTTCATCGGCTCCGGCCTCCTCACCTCCTTCGACCGGCTCGACCGGGGCGAGGTGCCCGAGCCCGACGAGGAGTGGCTGTCCCGGCAGGGCGTCGCCTCCGACGGCGGCTACGACTCCGCCTTCGACGCCGCCCGGCAGCGGGTCGCGCGGCTGCTCGCGCTGCCCGAACTGCCCCCGATCAGCCCCTACTACACCGCGGAGACGGCCCCCGGCTACCTGCCGGGGATCCTCGCCCGCCACCGCCTGGACGTCACCGCGCCCCCGGTCCGCGACAGCGGGCTGCGCCGGATCGTCCGCGAGGCGGCGCGCGGCGCCTACCGCCACGGCGTCCAGCGCGTGGCCCCCGTCGTCCGACGCCTGGGAGAACTGTGA
- a CDS encoding acylneuraminate cytidylyltransferase: MPTKKPSPTVLAVIPARGGSKGVPAKNLAPVAGIPLVGRAVRACLGAVGVTDVVVSTDDHAIAAAARSFGAEAVQRPAAIAGDTATSESAVLHALDAFEATAGRTADVVLLVQCTSPFLTSAEVAEAVARIVDGEADTAFTAAPSHGFLWKETADGATGVNHDKAHRPRRQDREPEYLETGAVYAMDAAGFRTHGHRFFGRTALVVTDPARVLEIDDPHDLARAKALAPLLDEPATPGFSDVDAVVLDFDGTQTDDRVHLDAEGREFVSAHRGDGLGIAALRRAGLPVLILSTEQNPVVAARARKLRIPVLHGIDRKDLALKEWCEAEGIDPARVLYAGNDVNDLPCFHLVGWPVAVGSAHDSVRAAARAVTVTPGGFGAIREIAAWLLGPELNTPTTTPAE; encoded by the coding sequence ATGCCCACGAAGAAGCCGAGCCCGACCGTGCTCGCCGTCATCCCCGCACGGGGCGGCTCCAAGGGCGTCCCCGCCAAGAACCTCGCCCCGGTCGCCGGGATCCCGCTGGTCGGCCGGGCCGTCCGGGCCTGCCTGGGCGCGGTCGGCGTCACCGACGTCGTCGTCTCCACCGACGACCACGCCATCGCCGCGGCCGCCCGCTCCTTCGGCGCCGAGGCCGTCCAGCGGCCCGCCGCGATCGCGGGCGACACCGCCACCAGCGAGTCGGCCGTGCTGCACGCCCTGGACGCCTTCGAGGCCACCGCGGGACGGACCGCCGACGTGGTCCTCCTCGTCCAGTGCACCAGTCCCTTCCTGACCTCCGCCGAGGTCGCCGAGGCCGTCGCCCGGATCGTCGACGGGGAGGCCGACACCGCCTTCACCGCCGCGCCCTCGCACGGCTTCCTGTGGAAGGAGACGGCGGACGGCGCCACCGGCGTCAACCACGACAAGGCCCACCGGCCGCGCCGCCAGGACCGCGAGCCCGAGTACCTGGAGACCGGCGCCGTCTACGCGATGGACGCGGCCGGCTTCCGTACCCACGGGCACCGCTTCTTCGGCCGCACCGCGCTCGTCGTCACCGACCCGGCCCGCGTCCTGGAGATCGACGACCCGCACGACCTGGCCCGCGCCAAGGCCCTGGCGCCGCTCCTCGACGAGCCGGCCACCCCCGGCTTCAGCGACGTCGACGCGGTCGTCCTCGACTTCGACGGCACCCAGACCGACGACCGGGTCCACCTCGACGCGGAGGGCCGGGAGTTCGTCTCCGCCCACCGCGGCGACGGCCTCGGCATCGCGGCCCTGCGCCGCGCCGGACTGCCCGTCCTCATCCTCTCCACCGAACAGAACCCCGTCGTCGCCGCCCGCGCCCGGAAGCTGCGGATCCCCGTCCTGCACGGGATCGACCGCAAGGACCTCGCCCTCAAGGAGTGGTGCGAGGCCGAGGGCATCGACCCCGCGCGCGTCCTCTACGCCGGCAACGACGTCAACGACCTGCCCTGCTTCCACCTCGTCGGCTGGCCCGTCGCGGTGGGCAGCGCCCACGACTCCGTCCGGGCCGCGGCCCGCGCGGTCACCGTCACCCCGGGCGGCTTCGGAGCGATCCGCGAGATCGCCGCCTGGCTCCTCGGACCCGAGCTGAACACCCCCACCACCACCCCCGCCGAATAA
- a CDS encoding N-acetylneuraminate synthase family protein, whose translation MSTRLRTLGPKTAGPGQPVYICGEIGINHNGDLENAFKLIDVAAEAGCDAVKFQKRTPEICTPRDQWDIERDTPWGRMTYIDYRHRVEFGEDEYRQIDEHCKKRGIDWFASPWDTEAVAFLEKFDVPAHKVASASLTDDELLRELRATGRTVILSTGMSTPKQIRHAVEVLGSDNILLCHATSTYPAKAEELNLRVIQTLQEEYPNVPIGYSGHETGLQTTLAAVALGATFVERHITLDRAMWGSDQAASVEPQGLERLVRDIRTIETALGDGVKKVYESELGPMKKLRRVLEPVSA comes from the coding sequence ATGAGCACCCGTCTGCGCACCCTCGGCCCGAAGACCGCCGGCCCCGGACAGCCCGTCTACATCTGCGGCGAGATCGGCATCAACCACAACGGCGACCTCGAGAACGCCTTCAAGCTGATCGACGTGGCCGCCGAGGCCGGCTGCGACGCCGTCAAGTTCCAGAAGCGCACGCCGGAGATCTGCACCCCGCGCGACCAGTGGGACATCGAGCGCGACACCCCCTGGGGCCGGATGACGTACATCGACTACCGCCACCGCGTCGAGTTCGGCGAGGACGAGTACCGCCAGATCGACGAGCACTGCAAGAAGCGCGGCATCGACTGGTTCGCCTCCCCGTGGGACACCGAGGCCGTCGCCTTCCTGGAGAAGTTCGACGTCCCGGCCCACAAGGTGGCCTCCGCCTCCCTCACCGACGACGAGCTGCTGCGCGAGCTGCGCGCCACCGGCCGCACCGTCATCCTCTCCACCGGCATGTCGACGCCGAAGCAGATCCGCCACGCGGTCGAGGTCCTGGGCAGCGACAACATCCTGCTCTGCCACGCCACCTCCACCTACCCGGCCAAGGCCGAGGAGCTGAACCTGCGCGTCATCCAGACGCTGCAGGAGGAGTACCCGAACGTCCCGATCGGCTACTCCGGCCACGAGACCGGCCTCCAGACCACCCTCGCCGCCGTCGCCCTCGGCGCCACCTTCGTCGAGCGCCACATCACCCTCGACCGCGCCATGTGGGGCTCGGACCAGGCCGCCTCCGTCGAGCCGCAGGGCCTGGAGCGCCTCGTCCGCGACATCCGCACCATCGAGACCGCGCTCGGCGACGGCGTGAAGAAGGTGTACGAGTCGGAGCTCGGCCCGATGAAGAAGCTCCGCCGCGTCCTGGAGCCCGTCTCCGCATGA
- a CDS encoding amidohydrolase: protein MSREPGSATLPGTLSSALRDELIAFRRDLHMHPELGNQEFRTTAALKARLEAAGLAPRVLPGGTGLICDIGTYDGGRPMLAVRADLDALPIPDAKTVAYRSTVPNRAHACGHDVHTTTVLGAGLVLAEMEREGRLPRPVRLLFQPAEEVLPGGAADAVAAGVLDGVGRIIAVHCDPKVDAGKIGLRTGPITSACDRLEITLDGPGGHTARPHLTTDLVTAAARIATDVPAVLARRVDARSGLSVTWGRIEAGHAPNVIPQHAELSGTVRCLDLPAWRDAPDLVHAAVDEIATLHRAKSTVNYVRGVPPVVNDHMVAELLREAMTARCGVDSVEDTEQSLGGEDFSWYLEHVPGAMARLGVRTPGDPRVRDLHAGDFDVDERCIRTAVELFTAAALIDAGAS, encoded by the coding sequence ATGTCCCGTGAGCCCGGATCCGCCACCCTGCCCGGAACGCTGTCCTCCGCCCTGCGCGACGAACTGATCGCCTTCCGCAGGGACTTGCACATGCACCCGGAGCTCGGCAACCAGGAGTTCCGTACCACCGCCGCGCTCAAGGCCCGCCTGGAGGCGGCCGGCCTGGCGCCGCGCGTCCTCCCGGGCGGCACGGGCCTCATCTGTGACATCGGCACGTACGACGGCGGGCGTCCCATGCTCGCCGTCCGCGCCGACCTCGACGCCCTGCCCATCCCGGACGCCAAGACCGTCGCGTACCGCTCCACCGTCCCCAACCGCGCCCACGCCTGCGGCCACGACGTGCACACCACCACCGTCCTCGGCGCGGGCCTCGTCCTCGCCGAGATGGAGCGCGAGGGCCGGCTGCCCCGCCCGGTGCGGCTGCTCTTTCAGCCCGCCGAGGAGGTGCTGCCGGGAGGCGCGGCCGACGCGGTCGCGGCCGGCGTCCTCGACGGCGTCGGCCGTATCATCGCCGTCCACTGCGACCCCAAGGTCGACGCGGGGAAGATCGGGCTGCGCACCGGCCCCATCACCTCCGCCTGCGACCGGCTGGAAATCACCCTCGACGGCCCCGGCGGCCACACCGCCCGCCCGCACCTCACCACCGACCTCGTCACCGCCGCCGCCCGGATCGCCACCGACGTGCCGGCCGTGCTCGCCCGCCGGGTCGACGCCCGCTCCGGCCTCTCGGTCACCTGGGGCCGGATCGAGGCCGGCCACGCGCCCAACGTCATCCCGCAGCACGCCGAGCTCTCCGGCACCGTCCGCTGCCTCGACCTGCCCGCCTGGCGCGACGCGCCCGATCTGGTGCACGCCGCCGTCGACGAGATCGCCACGCTGCACCGGGCCAAGTCCACGGTGAACTACGTCCGGGGCGTCCCGCCGGTCGTCAACGACCACATGGTCGCCGAACTGCTCCGGGAGGCCATGACGGCCCGGTGCGGCGTCGACTCGGTCGAGGACACCGAGCAGAGCCTGGGCGGCGAGGACTTCTCCTGGTACCTGGAGCACGTGCCCGGCGCGATGGCCCGGCTGGGCGTCCGCACCCCCGGCGATCCGCGCGTCCGGGACCTCCACGCGGGCGACTTCGACGTCGACGAGCGGTGCATCCGGACCGCCGTCGAGCTCTTCACCGCCGCCGCGCTGATCGACGCCGGAGCGAGCTGA
- a CDS encoding BMP family ABC transporter substrate-binding protein, with the protein MRRITRITTVGIASAALALSATACGKSSSDGGSDSDSKATKAAIAYDIGGRGDQSFNDAAYAGLKKAEDDLGVKGAEAEPSSGEGDADKVQRLTSLARAGNNPVIGVGFAYAPAIEKVAKQFPDTTFGIIDDTSVTGKNIANLVFNEEQGSYLAGVAAAKASKSGTVGFIGGVEVPLIKKFEAGYVQGVKDTNPKAKVLTQYLTQPPNFDGFAKPDLGKAAAEGQLDKGADVIYAAAGLAGSGAIEAASKAGKWSIGVDSDQYNQAGLAEYKDSILTSVTKDVSDSVYNLIKSVKDGKPQTGEVRYGLATDGVGLADSNPKYKSMADLIAAVEKAKKDIVDGKITVKTAP; encoded by the coding sequence TTGCGCCGGATCACCAGGATCACCACCGTGGGCATCGCCTCCGCGGCGCTCGCGCTCTCCGCGACCGCCTGTGGCAAGTCGTCCTCCGACGGCGGCTCCGACTCCGACTCGAAGGCCACCAAGGCCGCCATCGCGTACGACATCGGCGGCCGTGGCGACCAGTCCTTCAACGACGCCGCCTACGCGGGCCTGAAGAAGGCCGAGGACGACCTGGGCGTCAAGGGCGCCGAGGCCGAGCCGTCGTCCGGTGAGGGCGACGCCGACAAGGTGCAGCGCCTCACCTCGCTGGCCCGCGCCGGCAACAACCCGGTCATCGGCGTCGGCTTCGCCTACGCCCCGGCCATCGAGAAGGTCGCCAAGCAGTTCCCGGACACGACCTTCGGCATCATCGACGACACCTCGGTGACTGGCAAGAACATCGCCAACCTCGTCTTCAACGAGGAGCAGGGCTCCTACCTGGCCGGCGTCGCCGCCGCCAAGGCGTCCAAGTCCGGCACGGTCGGCTTCATCGGCGGTGTCGAGGTCCCGCTGATCAAGAAGTTCGAGGCCGGCTACGTCCAGGGCGTCAAGGACACCAACCCCAAGGCGAAGGTGCTCACCCAGTACCTGACCCAGCCGCCGAACTTCGACGGCTTCGCCAAGCCCGACCTGGGCAAGGCCGCCGCCGAGGGCCAGCTCGACAAGGGCGCCGACGTGATCTACGCCGCCGCCGGTCTCGCCGGCTCCGGTGCGATCGAGGCCGCGTCCAAGGCCGGCAAGTGGTCCATCGGCGTCGACTCCGACCAGTACAACCAGGCGGGTCTCGCCGAGTACAAGGACTCGATCCTGACCTCGGTCACCAAGGACGTCTCCGACTCGGTCTACAACCTGATCAAGTCGGTCAAGGACGGCAAGCCGCAGACCGGTGAGGTCCGCTACGGTCTCGCCACGGACGGCGTCGGCCTGGCCGACTCCAACCCGAAGTACAAGTCGATGGCCGACCTCATCGCCGCCGTCGAGAAGGCGAAGAAGGACATCGTCGACGGCAAGATCACGGTCAAGACCGCTCCGTAA
- a CDS encoding ABC transporter ATP-binding protein codes for MELHGITKRFPGVVANKDIAITVRKGTVHALIGENGAGKSTLMKILYGMQKPDEGTIAIDGEQVSFSSPGDAIARGIGMVHQHFMLADNLTVLENVVLGGEKLYGIGAKARKKIQEISDAYGLGVRPDALVEDLGVADRQRVEILKVLYRGAKILILDEPTAVLVPQEVDALFDNLRELKAEGLTVIFISHKLGEVLKVADDITVIRRGTTVGTADPKTATTKQLAELMVGSELPSPETRESTVTDVAMLQVRGLTLLEGGAAGAPLTTAAPADPSSTTVVQEVAAGRKLLDDISLTIHKGEILGIAGVEGNGQTELIEALMGMATPDAGVITLDGEDISRVSVRKRREGGIGYIPEDRHRHGLLLEAPLWENRILGHVTEAPNSKRGILDPKAARKDTERIVREYDVRTPGIDVTAASLSGGNQQKLIVGREMSHNPKFLIAAHPTRGVDVGAQAQIWDAIRDARREGLAVLLISADLDELIGLSDTLRVMYRGKLVADADPATITPEELGSAMTGAATGHLEGTEQSEDGDAR; via the coding sequence GTGGAACTCCACGGCATCACCAAGCGCTTCCCCGGCGTCGTCGCCAACAAGGACATCGCGATCACCGTCCGCAAGGGCACGGTCCATGCCCTCATCGGTGAGAACGGTGCCGGCAAGTCGACCCTCATGAAGATCCTCTACGGCATGCAGAAGCCGGACGAGGGCACCATCGCCATCGACGGGGAGCAGGTCTCCTTCTCCAGCCCCGGCGACGCGATCGCGCGCGGCATCGGCATGGTGCACCAGCACTTCATGCTCGCCGACAACCTCACCGTCCTGGAGAACGTCGTCCTCGGCGGCGAGAAGCTGTACGGCATCGGTGCCAAGGCCCGCAAGAAGATCCAGGAGATCTCCGACGCGTACGGCCTCGGCGTCCGCCCCGACGCCCTCGTCGAGGACCTCGGCGTCGCCGACCGCCAGCGCGTCGAGATCCTGAAGGTCCTCTACCGCGGCGCGAAGATCCTCATCCTCGACGAGCCGACCGCCGTCCTGGTCCCGCAGGAGGTCGACGCGCTCTTCGACAACCTGCGCGAGCTCAAGGCCGAGGGCCTGACCGTCATCTTCATCTCGCACAAGCTGGGCGAGGTCCTGAAGGTCGCCGACGACATCACCGTCATCCGGCGCGGCACCACCGTCGGCACCGCCGACCCCAAGACGGCCACCACCAAGCAGCTCGCCGAGCTCATGGTCGGCAGCGAGCTGCCCTCCCCGGAGACCCGCGAGTCGACCGTCACCGACGTCGCCATGCTCCAGGTGCGGGGCCTGACCCTGCTGGAGGGCGGCGCCGCCGGAGCCCCGCTGACCACCGCCGCCCCCGCGGACCCGTCGAGCACGACGGTCGTCCAGGAGGTCGCGGCCGGCCGCAAGCTGCTCGACGACATCTCGCTCACCATCCACAAGGGCGAGATCCTGGGCATCGCCGGCGTCGAGGGCAACGGCCAGACCGAGCTCATCGAGGCCCTGATGGGCATGGCCACCCCCGACGCGGGCGTCATCACGCTCGACGGCGAGGACATCTCCCGGGTGTCGGTGCGCAAGCGCCGCGAGGGCGGCATCGGCTACATCCCCGAGGACCGGCACCGCCACGGCCTGCTCCTGGAGGCCCCCCTCTGGGAGAACCGCATCCTCGGCCACGTCACCGAGGCGCCCAACTCCAAGCGCGGCATCCTCGACCCGAAGGCCGCCCGCAAGGACACCGAGCGGATCGTCCGCGAGTACGACGTCCGCACCCCGGGCATCGACGTGACCGCGGCCTCCCTCTCCGGCGGCAACCAGCAGAAGCTGATCGTCGGCCGCGAGATGAGCCACAACCCCAAGTTCCTGATCGCCGCCCACCCCACCCGCGGTGTGGACGTCGGCGCGCAGGCGCAGATCTGGGACGCGATCCGCGACGCCCGCCGCGAAGGCCTGGCGGTGCTGCTGATCTCCGCCGACCTCGACGAGCTGATCGGCCTCTCCGACACCCTCCGGGTCATGTACCGCGGCAAGCTCGTCGCGGACGCCGACCCCGCCACCATCACGCCCGAGGAGCTGGGCTCCGCCATGACCGGCGCGGCCACCGGCCACCTCGAAGGCACCGAGCAGTCCGAAGACGGTGACGCC